In the Terriglobus sp. RCC_193 genome, GCCAGCCTGTCAAACGCGCTGTCCAGTCCCCGCGCCAGCTCATATCCCTGCGCCATGCTTCCAATCAGCAGCGACAGCGGCTTATGCTTCGCGCGGCTCTTCAACTCGTAAATCTGTTCCACCGCACGCAGATTCACCGGGTCTACGGCCAGACCGTAGAAAGTATCCGTCGGCAGCGCCACCACCTGCCCACGCTCCACACACTGCGCCACATAGCCCACCAGCTCAGCCTCTGGTTCATCCGGATGAATCCGCAACACTTCTGCCGACATGCACACTCCCAGGATCCCGCGAAGAACCTCAACCGCAGCATCGCCCAAACCACACCGGAACGCAAGCAGCCACAACAACTTAATCCCCCAACAATCAGTTCCTGACCCAGCCGACCTTAAACGAATCCCGTCATCCATCGAATCTCATACAGCCAAAGCCGTCATTCTGAGCGAAGCGAAGAATCCCGAGGAACTCTACCTCACCACAACCGTACAACCCTTCCAGCCCCAAAACCGGGTGCCCCAGGTTCGCGAAGCTAACCTGGGTATCGCACAAAGTGCGATCAAACGACCAAAGGTCGTCATCCTGAACGAAGCAAAGCGAAGCTGAAGGACCTGCATCCCTCTCCCTTGCGGAAATGCCAGAGCGCAAGCCCCGCTACACTTACCAGAGCAATGCCCGAACGAATCACAAGCCGCACCAACGCCCGCGTCAAAGCCCTCCGCGCCGCGCTGACCACGCGCAAGTCCGATCACATCGGCATCGAAGGCTTCCATCTCATCCGCGAGGCCATCACGAGCGGCCTGCAGCTCGACACCCTCTACCTCCGCGAAGACCACGCGCACCTCCTGCGCGACCTTCCTGAAGACGCCGCCCGCGAAATCCTCCTCCTCTCGCCCGACGCCTTCCAGAGCGCCACCGAAACCGAAAACGCGCAGGGCGCAGCAGCACTGCTCGAACGCCCCGAACTTCCCTATGCCCCACGCACCGGCGACCTGCTCCTCATCGCGGACGGCCTGCAGGACCCCGGCAATCTCGGCACCCTGATCCGCTCCGCCGAAGCCTTCGGAGCCTCCGCCGTCGCACTCACGCCCGGCACCGCCGATCCCTGGAACGGCAAATGCCTCCGCGCCGCCGCAGGTGCCGCCTTCCGCATCCCGCTACCTCGTTGCGATAACACGTTGATCCAGGCATTAAAAGCCGTAGACACCCAACTCCTGGCCGCCGTAGCCAAAGACGGCGAAGCTGCCCACGCTACCGATCTCCGAGGCACCATCGCCCTCGTCATCGGCAACGAAGGTGCGGGCGTGTCAGAGAAAATGCTCGCCCTCTGCGACAGGCAGATCACCTTAGCCACCACCGGTCCCACGGAGAGCCTCAACGCCGCCGTCGCAGGTTCCCTTCTGCTCTACGAAGCATCCCAACAAAGGAACTTCCGATGAGCAGTCTCTTCGCCAATCTCGAACCAGCAACACCGCTCAACCGCCGCGATATACCGCTACCAGAGCGTATGCGCCCGCGCAACCTCGACGAGTTCGCAGGCCAGAAGCACCTCATCGGCCCGGGCAAGCCCCTGCGTCTCGCCATCGAACGCGGCGAACCCGGCTCCATGATCTTCTGGGGCCCGCCCGGCACCGGCAAAACCACCCTCGCCAAAATCATCGCGCGTGCCACCTCCGCCACCTTCATTGAGTTCTCCGCCGTTACCGCCGGCATCAAGGAAATCAAGCAGGTCATGGCCGACGCGGAACGCGCCGCCGCCTCCGGTTCTCGCACCATCCTCTTCGTCGACGAGATCCATCGCTTCAACAAGGCCCAGCAGGACGCCTTCCTGCCCTTCGTCGAACGTGGCGCCATCCGCCTCATCGGAGCAACCACCGAAAATCCATCCTTTGAAGTCAACGCCGCGCTGCTCTCCCGCTGCCGCGTCTACGTTCTGCAATCCATCCCCGACAGCGAGATCGTAGAACTCCTCCAGCGCGCCCTCATCGACGAAGATCGCGGCCTCGCCAGCCTCCAGCTCACCGCAGCCGAAGGCGCACTCGAAGCCATCGCCTCCTTCTCCAACGGCGACGCCCGCTACGCCCTCAACGCGCTCGAAACCGCCGCATCGCTCCTCATCGGCCGCGGCGAAACCACGCTCACCCGCGAAGCCGTCGGCGACGCGCTGCAACAGCGCACGCTCCTCTACGACAAGAACGGCGAGCAGCACTACGACCTCATCAGCGCCCTCCACAAAAGCGTGCGCAACTCCGACGTCGACGCCTCGCTCTACTGGCTCCGTCGCATGTTAGCCGCAGGCGAAGACCCCATGTACGTCGCACGCCGCGTCGTGCGCATGGCAGTAGAAGACATCGGATTAGCCGCGCCAGAAGCGCTGAACCTCACCTTGTCAGCGCAACAGGCAATGCACCTCCTGGGGTCCCCCGAAGGCGAACTCGCACTCGCGCAGGCCGTCGTCTACCTCGCGCTCGCACCCAAATCCAACGCCGTCTACGTCGCCTTCAACGAGACCGCCGCAGACGTAAACGCCACCGGCGCACAACCCGTCCCGCTGCACCTGCGCAACGCCCCCACGCGCCTGCTCAAGAACCTGAACTACGGCAGGGACTACCAGTACGCCCACGACCTCCCGGGCAAGGTCGCTGACATGCAATGCCTCCCCGAAGGCCTCGAAGACCGCCGCTATTACCGGCCCACCGACCAGGGCCGTGAACGCCAACTCGGCCAGCGCATGGAAGAAATCACCCGCACCAAGGCCGAAGCCCGCAAATCAAAACAAAAGTAAAGAACGAGATCGAAGGCCTTCCAGCAGAGCTCCAACACTCAAAAGACCGTCCAGCGAAGCGCCCACGGTCCAAAGACAGTCAGTGAAGCTCCAACGGTCAAAGACCATCCCCAGCGAAGCTCATACGGTCGAAAGACCGTCATCCTGAACGAAGCGAAGCGTAGCTGAAGGACCTGCATTCTTCCACACCCTCTACAAAGCACCAGGAAACCCAACCAACCACCAGCCACCAAACCGGGTGCCGGGTGCCCCAGGTTCGCGAAGCTAACCTGGGCATCGCTCCAAAGGGAGCGATCCAACGCATAACGTGCGTCCAGCGAAGCTCATACGGTCAAAAGAGCGTCATTCTGAGCAAAGCGAAGAATCCCGACGAACCCTCATCCCGCCAAGACCGCAACAAGCTTCCAGCCCCAACTCCAAACCCAGCTTCGCAAGGCGAAGCTCATACACGCAAAGCGCGTCTTCTTTGGAGGGGCACGGCTTCAGCCGTGCCATAAGAAACCCAAACCAAGAAAACCGCGCGGCCAAAAAGACAAACAGGAGCATGAATCAACCCCCGCGCGCCCACGGAACGACCATGGCTGGCCGCTCGTCGAGAACGGCACGAAGTGCTGTCAAGGCCCTCAAACCACCCAACTCCAACAAACCAAAGAGACTTGGCATGGTATTTTCCACCAAATCACCAAACAGAAACAGGAAAGAAAAGGGCCGCGCAAAGCGCGGCCCTAACACATTTAAAAAGACGATTTACCCCTACCCCCACAGGCAGACGATTTTAGCGACACAAAACCCATAGACCTAATAGAAATAGGAGCTCAGAGAAAACAAGGGGTACCCCCCTGAATATCTAGAGAACTAGCCGCGCAAAGAAACCAGTTGCTCCGTCATGATCTGGGTCAGTTCCGGCTTCTTTAGCCCATGAACTTCCTCGTTGTACTTGTCGACCTTCGAAGACCAGTTCATCGAGCAGAACTTCGGACCGCACATGCTGCAGAACGCGGCTTCCTTGTAGTAGTCATCCGGCAGCGTCTCATCGTGCATCCCGCGAGCGGTTTCAGGGTCAAGCGACAGGTCAAACTGCGCGTCCCAATCGAACGTGTAGCGAGCGTGCGAGATCGCATCGTCACGATCGCGCGCGCCCGGACGATGCCGCGCAATGTCTGCCGCATGAGCCGCAATCTTGTATGCAATGATGCCGTCCTTCACGTCCTTCTCATTCGGCAGACCGAGATGTTCCTTCGGCGTCACATAGCAAAGCATCGCCGCGCCATGCCAACCGATCATCGCCGCGCCAATCGCACTGGTGATGTGGTCATAACCCGGAGCAATGTCCGTAACCAGCGGCCCAAGCACGTAAAACGGAGCGCCGTCGCAAAGCTCCACTTCCTTGTCCACCTGCTCCTTGATCTTGTCCATCGGCACATGTCCGGGGCCTTCGATCATCACCTGCACATCGTGCTTCCACGCACTGCGCGTCAACTCGCCCAGCGTCGCCAGCTCGGCAAACTGCGCTTCGTCGCTGGCATCTGCCACGCATCCGGGACGCAGACCGTCACCAAAGGAGTAGCTGACGTCGTACTTCGCCATCAACTTGTGGATGCGCTCGATGTTCTCGTACAGGAAGTTCTGCTTGTGATTGCTCGTCATCCACTGCGCCATGATTGCGCCGCCACGCGACACGATGCCGGTGATGCGCTTCGACACCATCGGCACGTACTGGATCAGCACCCCTGCATGGATCGTGAAGTAGTCCACACCTTGCTGCGCCTGCTCTTCCAGTACCTCCATGTAGATGTCGATGTTGAGGTCCTCAACACGCTTGACACGGCTCAGCGCCTCGTACAACGGCACCGTTCCAATCGGCACCGGAGAATGCCGCAGAATGGCCTCGCGGATCATCGGGATGTCGCCACCGGT is a window encoding:
- a CDS encoding TrmH family RNA methyltransferase, giving the protein MPERITSRTNARVKALRAALTTRKSDHIGIEGFHLIREAITSGLQLDTLYLREDHAHLLRDLPEDAAREILLLSPDAFQSATETENAQGAAALLERPELPYAPRTGDLLLIADGLQDPGNLGTLIRSAEAFGASAVALTPGTADPWNGKCLRAAAGAAFRIPLPRCDNTLIQALKAVDTQLLAAVAKDGEAAHATDLRGTIALVIGNEGAGVSEKMLALCDRQITLATTGPTESLNAAVAGSLLLYEASQQRNFR
- a CDS encoding replication-associated recombination protein A; translated protein: MSSLFANLEPATPLNRRDIPLPERMRPRNLDEFAGQKHLIGPGKPLRLAIERGEPGSMIFWGPPGTGKTTLAKIIARATSATFIEFSAVTAGIKEIKQVMADAERAAASGSRTILFVDEIHRFNKAQQDAFLPFVERGAIRLIGATTENPSFEVNAALLSRCRVYVLQSIPDSEIVELLQRALIDEDRGLASLQLTAAEGALEAIASFSNGDARYALNALETAASLLIGRGETTLTREAVGDALQQRTLLYDKNGEQHYDLISALHKSVRNSDVDASLYWLRRMLAAGEDPMYVARRVVRMAVEDIGLAAPEALNLTLSAQQAMHLLGSPEGELALAQAVVYLALAPKSNAVYVAFNETAADVNATGAQPVPLHLRNAPTRLLKNLNYGRDYQYAHDLPGKVADMQCLPEGLEDRRYYRPTDQGRERQLGQRMEEITRTKAEARKSKQK
- the thiC gene encoding phosphomethylpyrimidine synthase ThiC; this encodes MSTSTNGHKHNGNDYTVPKPREQWIVNRKAEAARTGDWNMSQMHFARLGMITEEMAYVAHKEKLEAEFIRQEIAKGTMIIPANINHTELEPMCIGVGSLCKINANIGNSAITSNVDEELRKLHTAVHYGADTVMDLSTGGDIPMIREAILRHSPVPIGTVPLYEALSRVKRVEDLNIDIYMEVLEEQAQQGVDYFTIHAGVLIQYVPMVSKRITGIVSRGGAIMAQWMTSNHKQNFLYENIERIHKLMAKYDVSYSFGDGLRPGCVADASDEAQFAELATLGELTRSAWKHDVQVMIEGPGHVPMDKIKEQVDKEVELCDGAPFYVLGPLVTDIAPGYDHITSAIGAAMIGWHGAAMLCYVTPKEHLGLPNEKDVKDGIIAYKIAAHAADIARHRPGARDRDDAISHARYTFDWDAQFDLSLDPETARGMHDETLPDDYYKEAAFCSMCGPKFCSMNWSSKVDKYNEEVHGLKKPELTQIMTEQLVSLRG